The segment GCATGCGCTTCCTGTGAATCCCTATGAGGGCAATATGAGTTCCACGTGGGAAAAGCGGACTCTGCcagtaacaatgaaaattaatatatagagttttaaatgaaataagatTGTCCTATATTTGGCTCTCACGCATTTGCTGGCCCTTCAGCACATTGTTCTTTCAATAaccaatttaaaaataataataataataaccacacCCTCCAGGTTGGGTGAACTGGGTAAATGTAGGGCCTGTGGATTAgcaccaaaaacatttttttgatggataaaaagtagagaaaaatcTTACTAATAGTGAGGAAACAAAAGGTCAAGTTTGGCCTGCCAGTTACCTAAATCAAAAGGATTTATGTAAAAGATTTACACTGTTTTGTCCACTATgaagagacgtctgtaaaactgtctATCAGGAAACCTCAAACTGTACATAGTCAAATATTAATCTTTGTATAATGAATATTCAAAACATTGAAGATTAcatactatatgtgtgtgtgacatcatcttAATAAAAAAGTTCCTCCACTTGCAATTATTAACATGTTAACAATTGACAATGTACAGTTACTATGTAAACATGTATGTTggatgttaacatgctaattcATGTAATATTCATCACATCAGTCTGAGTACAATATGGTTTCCACTTATTTGATGTCTTTGGTTTTTGGATGTCTGCAAGGTAGTTAAGCTGTTACCTCACAATATAATTACTGTTGGTACCTCCACTGATCTCTGTGCTCTAACCAGACCTGCACATTTCTGTTAACAGGATACTTTGATTCTGGGTGCAGTGGGATCAAACAGCTGGAGGGGTTCTCTACAGGAATATCATGGACAAACTATTACAGATCAAGACATGCAGATGGACTCCTACATGGGTATTGAACATAaaattatttctctctttttagattattttctcctttattAAATgcgtttttattttactttatgtgATACTTTGTAAaaaacaggtaaacaacacctCAGTAAATTACTGTACCAGTGGCAGTTTACACCCTAAATTATGGGTTAAAAATAGCTTTAGATTCTAAATGTAGCAAATAGATGTATGTAATCATGTCTGCAAATGAACCTAATTTTAGAGATGTGAGACTATGATTGTGTGTCATATATGACTGATACCGTTTCAGGatattctgtttctgttggAGAGAAGAACAACGCTGCTCTATATTTCACGGGTGCACCAAGATATGAGCACAAAGGACAGGTTGTAATTTTCAAAAGCAATGATCCAATCCAAAGAATAAATGGGAGCCAGGTTGGTGACTGTttaaactgtaatatttttctttttgatagACCATCATTAGAGCATGTGTTACTCATGAGTAGGACATTTCTTACTAACCTAGTTTGTATCACAGGAACAGGAGTCTGTCTAAGAGGCATGTTTACTTTACATAACTACAGCAAATAACTGTAATTGAATAAACAATAACTTTGCCCAGTAAAGCCTAGAAACCCCTCACATTTACTTCAGCTGTAGTTACCCAGATAAATAAGTTAACCTGCTTCTTGGCACAGGCTGCTGGGCCCTGTATGAATTTGACTGCATTGCATTTAGAGATACAAAATGAAACATGGGCAAGCACTTGATTTTCAGTGGTTACAGAGAGGAAACCAGAGAACTTCCTTGAGAAATGCACTGGCAATTTGATTCTTcttgaaaaaaaactgtgaaaaaatgcGAGAGAAAACATTTATCTTAACTTCACTTGTATTACATGTAGAGCTTTCAAAAACAGTTAAGAGAGTGTATATCTTTTTCAACTTGAATTTTCAGATTGGTTCCTACTTTGGTGCAGAGCTGTGCTCAGTAGATATCAACTCAGACGGTAACACTGATTTCCTGCTGGTGGGAGCTCCACTGTTCTACAACCCTCAGGAGAAGACAGAAGGACAGATTTACATCTACGCACTGACGAATGAGGTGGGCTGTGATGAAGGCTCACACTCAGTGTGACAGTATGTGATACTGGGAGATacttaatacatttattatctTAATCATTTCCCACAGATGCAATTGACAATGGAGCTGAATGTGACTGTACCCTCCATGGGTAGATTTGGCACCACTATATCCAGTCTCGCAGATCTGAATGGAGATAGACTCCGAGACGTTGCTGTTGGAGCGCCCCTTGAGGATGAAAACAGGGGAGCTGTGTACATCTACCTGGGTGACAGACACAGAGGGATACACAGCACTTTCAGCCAGGTGAACAGAGAAAATTCTTCtttatgtttggttttatttttggaaaaaaaggtAGATATCCCTCTAGATGAAGACAACAGCAACAGGTTGGGTAACCAGTTACTATGCTGCAGGCAGGTGAAAAACAGTGTGCATAGTGCATCAGGACACCCCTGTGTCTTAGGTGTTTAGATGTCCGAGCATGACCTTTattgcatttctctctctcccactaCTCTTATCATCTCTCTACCACCGCTATCTAATAAAGGCAGAAAATTGCCAACGATTTGAAATCTTTACTTTCAAAAACCTTCACCTGTCTCACAATGAGCATCTATCATATAAcgataaacacacagcatttgTCTCCATATCTGGAATGAGTACCTTCAAATATGTGTACAAATcattcactgtttctgttattcCAGAGAATCACGGGACGGGAATTGAGACCTGAGTTGAGATTCTTTGGACAGGCCATTGATGGGGACATCGACCTTGGAAAGGATGGACTCCCAGATATTGTGGTTGGATCACATGGCAAGGCCGTTGTCTTAAGGTATggatactgtatatgtatgtaggtcacatgtataaaaaaaagcaatttctgAAATCAGTCAAAGCTAGATTACATGTCACACGCTCAGTTTGTGCAGCACATTGCCTGAGAATCTACCGAGTCATCAGAAACTCGCTTGCCTCAAATGTTTCACAAACTGATTTAAACATTGTTTCAGTGATTTTCAATTTCatgattttaaatttgaaaataatagaaaaacagCAGGGACAACCGATATGGATGTAGGAGAGATTTTTATTGAAGTCTTTGTGAAGGTGAGAACTGTCAATCGTCTCCTGTACAACACAGTAAAAATGGCTTCTGTCAAACAAATTCATCCATGGCTTTGCCAGAGCACAATGAGAAAAATTAAATAGTGTTTGTGTTGCAAGACTTGTTTGCCCTTCCTTCATGCATTCATGAATTGTCTTACTATAGAAAAATCATGTGCAACTTCTAATAATCCATTTAATCAATGTCTTCCAGGTCCAGGCCCGTCTTTAATGTCATAGCTCATCTGTCTTTTCAGCCTGAGGAGATAAGCACTGAGAATATTGAATGCTTGAGCGGCACAAATGCGAATTTACCGATGGTTACATTAACAGCCTGCTTTGAAATGGAAGAGACAACAAAAAGCAAAGCGGGTAGGGACCATGATgatcatcagctgctgctgatacTCCACACCTTtgcaaaatgtgtgaaatgaaacACTGTTGTATGCCTTTGCAGACGCAATGAGCCACGGCctgaacatttcctgcatgctTGATGTGGATCCGACGAGACAAACATATCGAGGTTTCTTCAGTAAAACTGACAGGAAAGCCAGGAATCTTACCTCCACCTACAAGCTGACAGATAGCAGGACCTGCTTCAACTATTCCATCTACATGCCAGTAAGTACATTAATTAATAAAGTTCACTCTCACATACAATTTAACTGTCTATAATGAGCAGCTGTCACCTATCTGTACATCTATAAATATCAACCAtgtctcatcctcttcctcctagCCTTCAAGGTGATATTTGGCAtcagaaatttttaaaaagtgctgatgATTTCTAGTAAACCTTAAATGCTTGTTAGATATCTGCTGCTCAAAATAACCAGCCCATAGCAATGGCCTTTTCACTTACATTATCAGAAGCTTGTGAAAGCCATTTTTAGCTTTTAagctaaaatgttttatcaccAAAACATAATAGCAATACTAATAATAATCCTAAAACACTTATTTATTATTCAGAACTTTGGCTTTATGTTCATACCAAACTTCAGAAAGTAAAAATTCTTTCCTTGTTGTATGTtctgtttgaatttttttttaacaatatgcaaatgattcttctttttttcttacagaaATGTGTGAAAGACACATTATCACCTATCAGCATCAAATTAAACTTTTCACAAGTTGACAGTGAGAGAGCGAGTGCTGTCCTGAACGTGGACAGCAAAAGGCAGGCTGCTGTTGAGGTTTGTACAGTGACTACAGCAGAAGGCTGCTAGCAGTCGCACTCTTTGCATCCTTATTTTTTCTGTTAACATGTGTCCAACTCAGAATTTAACCTGAATATCTGATACAGTTGTGCTTGCATATAGAAAAGGATCACAGTGATGTGAAATGGAATTCTGTTTAAAGGATGTGATCATGACTTTTGTtaattttcacttcattttccCGAGTAAAGATTTAACTcatacaacaaacaacaaagacttCCTTTAGGACATACAGATTTGAATGAGctgaaacagtgacatttttacCAAGATACCTTTTCCACAGCTTTTACAGCAATCCTAGACtattttctcatcatgttgtTGAAAGAATGTATTCCTATTGATGATATAAATCTATATtactaaatgctaacatttgatatattaaatgctaatgtttagcaggtataatgtttgcTATATTCACCATCTTTGTTTAGCATTTGTGTTTGcgtgctaacatttgctaattagcaccaaacagAAAGTACAGCAtaaaaggccaaaaaaaaaggcacattaACTGTGTTTTGATGATCAGTTGATGAGTCACAGCTGTCATGTTTCAGTCATATTCTCATACATACTCTGACATCAATGCtgcttttgtgttgtttatatcattttttCCGTCTTGCTCTGTATTTTCAAGTATGacataaacagaaataattttttgttttacaggttcCATTTCATAAGGAATGTGGAGCAAATGACATCTGTATTCCTGAGCTTGAGGTGGACTTCAACTTCACGTACGTATATCTCACAAACATAGCACAgtgatataataaataataaagaatattgTAATATGAATATGGTCACATGTAAGAACTACTATATGTCTTTTAGGACCCCAACATTATTTGTGGCAGAAGATAGCAACTTAATCATGTATGTAAACCTGATAAATCATGGCGATGACTCGTACAACACCAGCCTCACAATGTATTATCCTCCAGGACTCTCCTACTCTCTGATGACTGTTGAACAGGTGacttaaacattttaatttttatataagaGCTACACTCAGTGGCCAGTTTattatgtatatgtacatatatttatCATTATGTATGCCTATAAATCTGCTTGATATAATTAGGCAATTATGTGGCAGCAACTTCATGTATAAAAGCATGCAGACATGACTAAGAGGTCCAGTTGttcatataaaatgtcagaatgggGAAGAAAAGAGACTTGGAATGACTGTGGAACAATTTTTAGGTGCCAGACAGGTGCTGATGGGATTTTGAATTCATGACACAAAGAAATCAGGTTGTTCTGAGCGCATCGGCTCCTACCTTGTATACTAGAAAGGTGTACCTAATAACGTGGCCACTTGGTGTAAATACTACATTGTTTTATATAAGACCACACCATTGCTGTATGGTGATCAtaatttttgtagttttgtgtctGGTTGCTTCTTGCTCACACATAATGGCTGCATACAAACtcaaaaggaaatattttattgaataaCATGGGTGTTTGCTACTAATGAGGCATGATGACaggaagtgaaaacaaacataattccAGTTCCTGTAAGTTGAGCTGTATACAAGACTTTCACATGACTTCTGAACACGTGAAGAGAAAGTCACATGATCATAAATCAGAGCCCTTCCTTTAATTCAACATGTTAAACAATGAAATCACTCcttgaaaaagaaacaacactgGTATTTGCTTGGTTTTGGTGTCACAGCAGCAGTCACAGGTTTTAATTAAGCCACATTTAACAGGAAGAGACTGATAACATTAGCTGATTAATAATCATGATGCTGATTatgaaatatgttaaaaatactGACATCTATTAAATTTTTTGCCAAAACCTCCACTGATGTTAAGTGCATGTCTTGTGCAAAGCTTTCACATGTGCAGCTCACTGTGGAAATAAAAGAGAACAGAAAATCTTTAGAGGTTTTGAAACCCACACAGGATGTGTGTGTAGTCAGAGGAGGAAGTGTTATTATTATCGTGTGAGAACTTCAATGCTATTACTCTCTCTTAGAAAATACCATAAAGTTTAGACTtacctacagtatatcaaaGTATAGTCAAGCATTGAGTTTAAACCAGAAGTTTTTATTCTGGAGGGTCTCAGTTCAaactggtttgtgtgtgtgtgtgtgtgtgtgtgtgtgtgtgtgtgtgtgtgtgtgtgtgtgtgtttttaaacagaaTTCGAGACCAACGCTCCACAAATGTGACGATCTAGAAGGAATACTTGACAAAACTGTGTGTGCTGTCAACCTTCCTGTGTATCGCAGCAGATCATCTGTGAGTCGTATTGCACTCTGACACCTTCACAGCAGACGGAAGTGAAGTTTTTTTAAGTCAAGAACTGTGACTCACCCTAAACTTTGACATTTACACAACCATGGTAACTTCTCTCATTTGGACATCTTCTCTTTGATTCAACTCTAatgtcattgtcttttttttttttttgaaggtgATATTTAAAGCTTCTTTCCGCATCGCTGATCCCACTCAGTATGAGTGGAATGACACAATGTCGATGACTGTTACTGGAAAAAGGTAGAGGCCTTCTCATACAatccaacacacaacacaaagccaaacattttctctgtattattaaaatattatttactatCATTACATATTTCATGTATGATATTTACAAGTAATGCATTTTGCATCCTCAGTAAAAATTCAAACTCCACCAAAGCTTCCATGACCAAAAGCCTCACAGTGCAATATGAAGTTAAAATGGCAGTAACAGTGTAAGTGCTGCATAgtaattttattatttgaatgataattatattttatcCCACAGCCACCTTCATATTGTGATAATTTTGTATTCATTTCAGGAAAGAAGAGACCATCAGGTATATGAACTTTACAGTAGAGGATACTAAACCTAAAGAACTGGTTACTAAATTTCAGGTGAGGTAAATTACTTAACAACAAGCAACCATCCACTTCAACACATTCTCATGATGAAATGACCACATTAGttgattgtacctgcactcTAGAATGACCTATGTAAAcgttttctaatatgctgcCTCTATCGGCAGTAAtggtaaaaaataattatgctTCATGGTGTGACAaagctgtggttcaggtctggttaggtgaaacacaaaaaccacttggttaaaggtcatttttttggtttgggttaaaatgatcacttgaaatgtggtgtgtGTTAAAGTTACCACTGTggcatcatggcaacagtaaacaccacaacgaTCAAagttacggtttttaaaaaactgttctgACTTtcggttggaaacaggaagcaaacagcGGTCTCCAGCAGCTACAATCAATCATACAATTACGGCTCCTTTAGACTGTGTGACATCAATGATCTTGTAAATTTATTGCATGTTGTGAGAGATGCCTGTAGTTAAATCCTGGTCACAATCTGTATCAGACTGCACAATATCAGTTTGAGGCTGTCAGAAGAacttccatatttttttttacagtctatggttttacCATGTCTCTCACACAATTGGCAACTTTAGTCACAGAAAGCCCAAAATCGCTCAGTGTAAAGAGACATTCAGACAAGAACAGACCATTTGCAATGCTTGGCTCTGGGAACACCTGATATTGAAAAATTGTATAAACATTACAGTGCATGCATTGCAGAGCACTGCTAAAAATTAACTTCTATGACAGTCATTACCTACTATTTCAGTCAAGATgaaattttaaagctgcattaactgaatttttggccacttgtggAAGCTGAACAGTTTCAAAATGCAACACCcacattatcaccttataaagctgttatggtgaatgtgttagcaaacagttgcttatttacataTCCAACAGTCAAAGAGCAACACtattattcatttggagtcatatGTTTCCCTCTTTATCCAGTCTTCATGCTGGGTTAAGCTATGCTTACCGGCTGCAGGTGGAATATATATTTACCTTGATCTTCTTATCTAGCTAACTCtgtgcaagaaagcaaataagcatatttcccaaaatgttgaactattcctttaaaatggACCCACTGTCTCTCACTATTCACAGGTGGATAATCCTGGTTTGAAGGCTTTTCCTGTCAATGTGTCCCTGTTGTTCCCAACTGAACTGGAACATGACTTTGAAACGATGAACTATCAAGTCACTGTCCAGCAGGTAACTACTACTAACTTTCTTATACTGCTGCTTTGATACAATAACAAATCCTTGAtgcttattattttctttttcatttttaagaacAAGACTCAATGCACACGCATTAATAACGCAAGTTCTGAagtaagtaaaaatatatttagtaTCAAAAATTTCTCTCTGAAAATGTCATGATATTACAATCCCTGTCGCTGTATTACAGTACTGCTTGccagaaaaacactgcaaaatcATAGAGTGTGACACTTTCATCCTGGACAAAGAATCAGCCACTGAGTTTACATTGTCTGCAAACGTACAATTTAGGAACCTCAAAGACTATGCAGCGGTATGtctcaataacacacacaaacacagaatacACAGAAATATACCATTTAAAGTGTTGACTTTATCATTAATTGACGTACTTTTACCATTTTGCAGAATATTGCTTTTGTGAAACGATATACTGGAGACCATGCAGAGGTTAGATTTAAAAGCTTTGTAAAGGTTAGCTTTGATGACAAACGATATGTGCTGGGTTCTCTCAAACAAGAGGTATGTTTGACTCATCCACAGCTCTGTCATTTCAAAGATTTATTGCTGTTAGTGCTTTCCAGTATGCTGATAACCtaattttatcacatttattatCTACAGAGTAAAAATGGTGTTAAAACGAAGTCTAGTGTAACTGGCTTGAACAACAGGAACGATCCGCGAGAAAAATTGGTAATCTGTGTCCACATGCCCATCCAAAACTATAACAAATTCTAGATACTCATTCATAAGTCTCACTCTAAAATTATGAATTTTATCCACCAACAGGCTGAGGTTCAGATTGAGTTCATACTTTTGCCGGATAAACAACTGATAATTTTTACTGGAGTTGGAGTGGGATTGTTGCTCCTGATCATATTGACAATCATCTTATTTAAGGTGAGTGTTGACAGACCAATTTTGAATCATTTCATTCCAAACCGTACATCATCACTTTGGAGAACAATCCTACcacataaaatagaaatgaaagaTAAACTATCTTCATCTTCACAGTTGCTTCAGCCTTAGTGACTGAAtggaaaacatttaaacatgctTTTCTGTTATAAAATGGGTCTCAATGGCTCTTGCTCAAATCCTTTTTCTTGTGTCCAAAGCTGGGGTGCTTCAAGAGGAAAAAGCTCCCGTATGATCAATATGAGGAGGAAGAAATTGACTACCCCGAAGAGttagtcagccaatcagagactgATGGCAAATCGAACCAACATGAGTACGAAGGGCTTCTTGTTCAAAATGAGGCAAATGGCAACACCCCAACAGATGATACAAAGGAGAAACAGCTTCTTGTTCATGTTGAGGCAAATAACAGCACCCAACCAGATGATACCATCTAAACCAGATGATGATACAGACCAGGAAGACCTTCTTGTTCACGTTGAGCTTCAAGTTAGAAAGCATACAGCATGAGCAAAGGATCATTTTTAGTGAGCAACATTGTTAAGGGAATAGTTAGTTAGGTAGGTGGTAACTTCATTGTCCACATTGCGGAAAATTATCTTTGGTTTCACCATATAGCGCTATGATATCGTATGCAATAGTTGTAGCAAATGCTacattaataaaacatcaaagacCCTGGACAAGAGATTGAATGAACACTGGTaacatcagctgtctgtgaacaCAATCGCAGCATGGACTGGGAAAATATCAAGGTCATCGACCAGGAGTCAGTGGACGActaaagaaaaatcaaagtGGCCGTTCACATCAGACTCCAGGGAACTTTAAAGTTCAACTGAAATCCcatttaatcatccctctttTCAGTCAAAACTGATGTCagtatgtgtttaaatgtatagttaatagctttgtatttttaagagaagaaaaaaggtgtttgggaaaatatcagaaatgcttctttttgtctcagccagctgggtgctggggtggggtggggtagGCTGGGGTGGGCTGGGGGGGGTTGTTGGAGGCTTGTTTGTTTAACATTAGCTGGCAGGCTACCGAAGTTACAGGActgagacaaagtaaacaatctGCTGTAGCTACAGTTCATGGCCAGACAGTGTGTTGCTCATGcagattttgaagagcaatgaccaaaccagcGTCTAACGggtctgcaggtatgtttacatgctgttcaatgtgctgcagctgagcagctaattagctatctagctgctaactaaCATTAGCAGTGCAGTTTTCAAGAGTGAATgattgtttggtggctcattcaacaagctaagctgcaggacaagatgtaTTCATGTTGTAAGTTAGATAtaaaggagactttagcaggaaagcttatatttgttgttgtttagtctgtggctcttgtgttgtgtagcaggatgctatcaggctcagtgtgaccgtcaGCTCTGCCCATTATAGAGCGCCAGCTACTGCTATTGATGGCTCCATGTGATCAGATCATTGATTGTATGTTGTATTCACTGGTGGAAAGCTGGGAAGTGTTCACATCCTTGTCACTGCACTAACATCTCCTACCATTATCCAAAGTgttattaatgcatgtatcatttgtgttgtactgtatattatactatatatagatagatagatatactATAATGTAACATTGCTACTAGActgtttttggtatttttgatCTTCTGGTATGGTTTGGTTCAGGTATTTATTGAGCTAGCAGTATAAGTTCCTCTTGTATTGTAGCTGACTGCTTGTTAGaatctaaaacattttattatgatttGAGTGAATGCAACAAcaactttgatatttttttattgtctgaCAAACACTCTCTTTGTGAACAGCAGTAACTGCAGAAATTGTTGGTAGAAATGAAAATGGTCAAACTCCTGCTGACCGTTACCAATCACCTTCTAAAAAACAGTTCATTGTTATTAGTGCTTTGGGCGTAAGGAACGTTAACAATGTcatatattttatcatatacatacattttgaaGTTGCCCTCCTGTGGCTCCATTTGGAATAAAAATCCCTTGCatctgtgttatttttaatctttaaaataatgacaaattgGAATAATTTATAAAGGCATGGAGAGTGTATTGTAATGTATGTAATTTAAGAGTATTAAACAGATCTTTAGCCTctcgtttgtgtgtgtattattttaaattctgcCTGTTCAAAGTGTGTTTAGGCCACCCTTGCACTTGTTAGATCGAGGTGTAACCGGAGCCGTTACTGAACCTATCTGACTGTAGCTGTGCTCCGCAGCGGACAggttcagctgacagacaggacAAACAGTTTTGGCAGAGCTCCGGTTACACCTCGATTTAacgttttaaaacaagattttagtagctgataactgcaggaacTAACAGCTGGACATTTGAAGAGCTGCAGGGAGAGATGTGAGGAGGATTTCTATTGTTTTTGTGGCTGTCAGCAGCTCTTCCTCCTGCAGACAGTCGCAGACAGAGAGATTTCCTTCCTCCAGCAGGCCAGcactgctgttagctgctgaagCTAAAATTGTCTTGATCAGCTTATATTTgaaaatttatatttatgtagATTTCATAACATAGAGAACTACCACATTGTTGACTCTACGTCAGCATTGGCCCCGCCTTTTCAAGGttgattttaaacagcagatgacagtttgagccattttcaacccatgaaatgccaatttttataaatttttgggtcaatgtcaatattaaaaccagcattgatgtgtttcatcataGTACAGTCATCTAATTTAGTTTACAACTCAAAAAGCACCTTTTAGTGTGCTCTCTTTAAATAATACTGTCATGGTATTTAATACTGTTGTTTGTACTTTCAGTGATGTAATAAACAGTTTGTATCAGTGTCACTAAACCTAAAGATTAGACCATGGAGCTGTGTGGAAAAGTAATAGCACCTAACGCAACCAGTATTTACATACTCAACATCTAGCAAAGTGATTGACGGCCACGGACCTGCCCTATAACCGTGGTTGTCCGTGAGTGAGTGATGAcattacaccattggtcagccagctgagtgttggagtttccccattggctaTTGCCATTTCAAAATTAATTGGCGCGAGATGATGGAAGCGGAGGACACCAGCAATGCAGAGTGACTGCgtttcctgctctgagctctgacgctctcagctccggtgttaaatgcagtgaagttgGCTacactcctgtttaaacagacacatagTGTCTCTACCGTCCTGTGTGATCAACTCTCtggctgacagcgctgtcagcagccggcAGGAGATGAACAACAGTATTAAacccacagactgtaaaaaatatggatgtatgGGATGGATCTTTAACAAACTGACACACTTCCTTATTTAAACCCAGATACATGACTTGTTTATATTTGTGCttgatatatttttgtgtaagATAATATCTTAATATCTAAATTGTTATATAAAACTAACATCctcatttttacacacattgAAAAATAGAAGTAGAAAAAAAGTATGAGAATTTGCCATCAATTTGTATaacatttacaattaaaattgtttttatgtttatttgtgcagtACCACTGTAGAATACTTTACTCCTAATATCAAGAATACACTGATCAGTGTGTCAGGACATTTTAAATACCAAAgaacaaatgttatttttgtgaacAACAATgttcacaaaaatataaaaaatacaaaggCTCCTGTGGGTtttcaatataaaacaaatatttaaatgtgtctgtgtgtctttcatAAGATAGTTAACATGACTGAGCCCAAGTCAAGAGAAAATactgcagaaaacaaaagcacaaactCAAATTCACAGTTTATTAGagtttttatattaattttcaaAACCTAGATTTGGATCAAACTGGCAACACATGTACAAACACCCAGAACATGTTTAATGCAATGACAAGTTTTTGGCACAGGTATGTCAATGAGCTGATATCTCGAGAAAAGGCTCTGAATTCACACTAAACGAGTGAACACGAAGGTTATAAAGATCAGCACCTTGAGCTTTGAATcactttactttcattttcacagtTCAAACactggtacaaaaaaaaaaaagattattagtGTGATCAAATCCAAGAGTAATCCTAAAGTTAATGTCTGAAGTGGGAAACAGCGGGGTCTAAAGTCTTGAAAAGGTCTTTGAGTGGTGTGACCGTCATGTTCCCCTTAACCCACGTTCTTTCCTCTGAGGTTTGCTTCAGAGTCTGTCGGGGGTGAGGCTGCGTCATTGGCAGCACTGCTTTGAATGGAAAGTTGTGTGAGTCAGATATTCTCAACTGATGTTCAGCCACATCTGGATCTGT is part of the Thunnus albacares chromosome 3, fThuAlb1.1, whole genome shotgun sequence genome and harbors:
- the zmp:0000001082 gene encoding integrin alpha-D — encoded protein: MYGQRRIFLLTYMVAVAIPVSLAFNIDVTNPDVYTGEQKDFFGYKVLQYNNSKSKGIIVTAPLQLNGSGAICKPNHEQPNKCFNPEEIHLKNQIAPVKHLGLSIAMDYTGSEFTVCSPSVAHECDGNTYLNSMCYRITDELKSISSFKSGFQECTKKIVDLVFLFDGSGSMTTDEFKKNKDFIVDIMKSLKNSSIKFAAVQFSSNTRKVFDFNDYEAGNALKKLEQELHMKSLTNTHKALKFVLEDILENSSAGASSDATKVLVLITDGDPSDSDKDNLIKTYDEKSIIRFVIGVKDVKLDKIKTLASEPKHKNAFKIENYDGLTGILEDFQKKIFQMEGSKVSRAGNMTEEMSQSGFSAVFHKDTLILGAVGSNSWRGSLQEYHGQTITDQDMQMDSYMGYSVSVGEKNNAALYFTGAPRYEHKGQVVIFKSNDPIQRINGSQIGSYFGAELCSVDINSDGNTDFLLVGAPLFYNPQEKTEGQIYIYALTNEMQLTMELNVTVPSMGRFGTTISSLADLNGDRLRDVAVGAPLEDENRGAVYIYLGDRHRGIHSTFSQRITGRELRPELRFFGQAIDGDIDLGKDGLPDIVVGSHGKAVVLRSRPVFNVIAHLSFQPEEISTENIECLSGTNANLPMVTLTACFEMEETTKSKADAMSHGLNISCMLDVDPTRQTYRGFFSKTDRKARNLTSTYKLTDSRTCFNYSIYMPKCVKDTLSPISIKLNFSQVDSERASAVLNVDSKRQAAVEVPFHKECGANDICIPELEVDFNFTTPTLFVAEDSNLIMYVNLINHGDDSYNTSLTMYYPPGLSYSLMTVEQNSRPTLHKCDDLEGILDKTVCAVNLPVYRSRSSVIFKASFRIADPTQYEWNDTMSMTVTGKSKNSNSTKASMTKSLTVQYEVKMAVTVKEETIRYMNFTVEDTKPKELVTKFQVDNPGLKAFPVNVSLLFPTELEHDFETMNYQVTVQQNKTQCTRINNASSEYCLPEKHCKIIECDTFILDKESATEFTLSANVQFRNLKDYAANIAFVKRYTGDHAEVRFKSFVKVSFDDKRYVLGSLKQESKNGVKTKSSVTGLNNRNDPREKLAEVQIEFILLPDKQLIIFTGVGVGLLLLIILTIILFKLGCFKRKKLPYDQYEEEEIDYPEELVSQSETDGKSNQHEYEGLLVQNEANGNTPTDDTKEKQLLVHVEANNSTQPDDTI